The DNA region CCCTCCTGTTTCATGTCAGTAAATGTACGCAGTGGTCCGTCATCATCATGATGTGCTGGGTGGCTGCTCCATGCCTCCATGTAGTGGACTGATGGAAgtacagcagctgatctttttacagccCAAATGATGGAAAGgaggatgtgagttgatgtgcagatgaatgatttgtgtttcctctgcagatgaaggtagaaagtgtgtgtgagctgatgtgaattcagcagcatggatcagtgtgaggacactaaaacctctctgtgtggggaacatgagagccagagcaaagctcagaggtgagaggaccatctctaactgtccatgactTTTCTCCATGTCAGAGCTCAGCGCTCACATCACCAAACCTCCTTTATTCACAGGAACCCACCTGAATAAGATCAAATGTAAATGGATCTTCCTCTTCACTTCGAATCAGACCAACATCCATCCTTTaagaggtgagctgagtgtaaatgttgtaacagagtcagtttgaacagtttttcctccaacatgtgtttaatgtgagatCAGCTCTGCTTCACATCCATTTCTATGTTCATATGTGAAGCGGTGTGTGTTGAACGTTTCCCACCAACACAGCagtcagagaggaaagaatgATGTTGGaggaggtgtttctgagtgtccataggacagcagctggtccagcagggggcgcctTTGTGCTTTGGCTCTAACACAGTGTAGGCAGGAACTTCCACTCAGGGGGCCGGTGCTGCTGgatggaggaggacagacagattTATTCAgaattaaaaagctgaacgtctGAACcacatggagctgatggaggtgttATGTGTTCCAGGTTCAGCAGAGGAACAGTCAGCAGGGTGCTGGTTAGCTGCTTCAAGCTTTAATAAGTTCAGATTAGTGAGCAACAGAACAAAAGCTTGTCCTGAAAGACTGAGATGAAACTTGGTAAGCAGACAGGAACTCTGCTTCTTCCAGTTAACTAAACACAGCTTTGGAAGCTACAATGAAAGTTTGTCTCCTGTCTTTGGGAAATAATCATCAGATGATGTTGTACAGTCATCGTCTGAGGCCTTCACACTGGGAGCTGCCCAGTACAACCAGTCCGATCCTAGCACACACTGGCTCTGGCTGCCTTGCTCCAGGCCACTTCAGCAGGGAGGGAAAGCTTTCTGAAGGGGTTGGTGAGAGCTGCTGGGACCCAACCAAAGTGAGCTGAAAGCTCCAAGCAGCTGCAGACTGAGCTGTTGGTTCTCAGTGGGATCAGCAGGACCAGTAAAGCTTTCCACTATAGGGAGTCCTCTGATCCACTGTTCACATCCACACATCCCTTCATGGAGCTTCACcttgtgtttgtctctgtgtggacagACAGAATGTGAGCTGAACATGAGAACAGGGCAAAGCaaattttttaactttttaaaaatgttcaatatTCTAACCCACAAACGCTTCCCTTCCTGTTCGTCCACCTCGCTGTTCACTACACCTGTAACTGAACCTGAAGAACCAGTTCCTAAAAACAAACCTAATTATTGGCCTTCTGAAGCGTCCTCTGAACCTAAACCTGCCTCACATCCTGAAGCTTGTGCTAAATATGAGCCCAAAGTATGTGAACCAGCACCAGCAGTCACATCCAGACTTCAACCTGAATATGAACCACCAGTCGAGCCAAGACTAGAGTCTGGACCGCATTCAGCTCTTGAAAGACAGCCTCTGAAGtaaactgaagctgaaagttactCAGATTAGCTTCATGGTGAAATATTTTAAACCTTCTTCACACACACTCTTCTTACGTACTTAGTAATTtacttttcatcagttttattagtttttgttGCATTATAGAGAACTTTCcggcttctttttctcttttagagCAAAGATGGAGACACCTGTGGAGGACCCTCCAACCCAGGCAGCTCCACCCCCTTCAGCAGGTAGGAGTCCAACAGTTTCTGCATGGAGACACCAGTAAGACACATGATGCTCAAACTGACCAATCACAGCTcccgttgtttctgtgtggttcCTTCAGCCTTCAGTTAGCAGTGACTGTTAGACTCTTTAACTACGTTATAAACCCTTTAATACAACTGCAGCAGTGGGCAGGAGGCAGGGTACAACACCCCACATTCACCTGTCAGTCACAACTCTGATATGTAAGGAAAAACACCAGTTACCATGGTGATAAGCGCTTCACAACAGTCTTATGTGATTTAAATTCCTTTAATCTAAAGATCTCTGCAGCCTGCCATCGGTTTGATGCCATCATTGAACAGAATGTAGAATGAGTTTTTAGGTGATGTCTTGTTCAGAATAACCAGAAACAAGTATAGAAGCCTGTTCTATCCCGCTGATATCTGATCCAACACATCAGCCTTCATATAAGAGAGTATACGTCAGATTAAAATTAACTTTGATTTGGTcattcaactcaactcaactcaaactttatttatagagcacatttaaaaaaacaaccgaggttgaccaaagtgctgtacatgataaaagctgcattaaaggtAAAAGTGACTCAGATAATGCTACCGTTCCAAGCAGTTAAAATCAATAGATACTAAAACACAGtgcaataaaatagaataaaataagttcaaataaaatacattaaaataaataaaataaagatatgaAACAAATCAAGGTTATCAGCCAAGAGTCTActtaaatatgattaaaagccagggagaaaAAGTGGGTTTTTTAGGAGGATTTAAAAGCCTCAAAAGATCCTGCAGATCGAATGTGCCAGGGAAGGTAATTCCAGAGCCTaggcaatattgccatgaacgagatatcgagacacacccacctggccttcagctcagtgcgctccacgacagcacgggtgctttgatgcgtatatgtgtgcagtctccgattatgtttggcagtccagccacgggattaaagtccctcttaatttgtacttgttggacagcggtgtatgggaatttgatgtaccatgggtgataaactgatgagagttttgatgaccaaggggagcgcacggctcacagaggactgggacacatccaatctgtctccaatctccctctgaaaggttcccgtggccaaaaatccaagggtgctgaggacctggatgtgtggtggaattgggtttgatcggcgtgtttttctctggagttgtgtctctagcaagctgcatatttgtagcagcacagtctttgggaatcttaatcgcgatgtcagccattcgtctgtctccacacggtctcttccaagagcctgacgcactaaggcatccaaaagtagcaagacagccgctggttacgcttcccattgaccttgttatatacagagtcaaattaaccttcaattagtgcacaatttaagtcaaacagaataatgtcagtatcattatggggtataatgtatatttatttatgttttcttcaaagtaattaaaaatacaatccattagtcaagcaaacttgattggaataacagcggactattttacgaaactcctacgacagctctggatcactcgtaaattctgttcgtacctgaaagaaaacgtaaaatacgaaaagattggtgaatgcgcaaattctcttaaatcactcgtacggacgatttaagaacaaatctgtgcgtacgaacgcttcttgcatgaggcccaatgttctgtccgattctctATGTAAACAAGAGGGCTAATaagctgagtgaagctgacaccccacccacgtgaaaaattcaagcaaatggtggtctacttttttagtgctccgtttgtgccgttaaaactggcgtttgtgctgctttcgtctctgaGATATTATGAATTATAATTTCGGCCGATGACGTCACCATCCCCCCCatcttgctccaaaacaaaccagagtggtctacttttttagtgctccgtttgtgctggtttgtgccgttaaaactggcgtttgtgctgctttcgtctccgagttacgttttactttcagttgatcacatgatttcactatattgatcaggaggcaatgaatttcatctgctgcaggttgtaGTCATTCTGTTTTGTTCCAGTAAGTTCTTTTCGCCAATTTAGTCAGTGGGAAGTTGTCGGATATGTTGCTAACGCAGGAGAGAACAGAATGAACACATATAACCCTTGAGTGACATTCGGTGACGGTAATGCACCAATTTCCTTGCCAACCatcaataaactaaataaaaaaatactgacaCCGTAAAATACATATATCTTCATTATCAAGCTAATGTCACTGTTATTTGTAGAAagagattttaaaaaacaaacttaccttctgttctctcctgcgTTAGCAACATATCCGACAACTTCCCACTGACTAAATTGGCGAAAAGAACTTACTGGAACAAAACAGAATGACtacaacctgcagcagatgaaattcattgcctcctgatcaatatagtgaaatcatgtgatcaactgaaagtaaaacgtaactcggagacgaaagcagcacaaacgccagttttaacggtacaaacctgcacaaacggagcactaaaaaagtaaaccactctggtttgttttggagcaagatggggggatggtgacctttggatgacctaaaaaataatctttaatatctcagaaaccaaagcagcacaaacgaaaattttaacggcacaaaccagcacaaacggagcactaaccgatcaatctatttgcttgaatttttcacgtgggtggggtgtcagcttcactcagctgggctaataccgtttacaaatatacaattaaaagaaaaagaataaaattagacccaagacttgtggaaagaagtagaatgatttaaaagtaaatttatttatgcccttcggggataaataaagttttttctgattctctgattctgattctgataaagcattaagcagcaggaggaagcagagacacgtctacactcttcagaagcaggaagtttttatatatagatataaatagatatttatatagatatactgTAAACTTTGCACAAATTATACAAGTTTTCATTTTGGTATTGGCAACTAAagtctaaaaatgttttatttctaattgtgtttattttgaaaatgcttCAGATTTTCATCACTACTTTTTTAGCATTAGCTTTAATTTATCTTCAAACAGATCCACCCATCAAAAACCATCTGGTTAAATATAGAACAAATCATTTCTGATCAAGTTATCTTTGTTCTGAAACAGGGACAACAGCAATGACTCTGACAGCCTGGAAGGTTCATAAAATCACAAGCACTCTTCTTGTGATATACCCCAATTTTTGGAATACCTTGACTTTCAACCTTTTATGTCATTAAAATATTGTTTAACTCCCTGGTCCCATTTTCTCATTTGGTTTGGGTGTGTGATATTAGGAAGAAACACTTTTTGGGAAATCTTCCACACAAAGCGAGCTCCTCTTCCCTGAGCCTCACAGCCATATGATCAACAAAAGCACAATGAAAGCTATGTTCATGACATCATTCATCACTGACTGTCTCTATGGGCTCCCGCTTCATATTATCCAGCACTTTATTGTGTCAGCTTTCAAAATGTACATGAACCCCTGAACTAATCATGATTCCGACgtattatttttacatttcaagAACATTTACTGAAAAGACCAAAGTTTGAGTGAGATTCGTGTTCATGTCTATGACACCTTGCAGAGAGCGAACTCAACAGAATACGAGCGGAGTTTGTGAAGAGGGTGCCAGCAGAAATCCTCAAGCAGCTGCTTGATGCCCTCTTAGCAGATGGTGTCTTCAGTGATTTGGAGAAAGAAGCAATAATTGAGGAGAACCAGAACAGAGCAGATAAGGCACGAAGACTCATCGATGATGTAAGAAGAAAAGGAGAGGAAGCCGGCAGGAAGATGATGGAACATCTTCAAAAATTTGATCGTACACTTTCCTCTGAGCTGGGTTTGTTGTCTGGCCCATCAGCACAAAAAGGTAAGGCCACATATTTCTGTTATAAGggcttatatttttatattcagTTGTACTGACAAgattagtcttttggactaataattgaaactcttaaagagctgacATCCCTTAAGGCCCTTTAAGACCAAGTGTGACATGTGCTTAGCCTTAGTTCAGCACACTGGTCACAAAGTACAGACATATTTTGTTGTTGGCAGGGAGGAAGCTATTAGTTTTAGTATTGTAGGCTTTATATAGTCAATAAGTAGGGTTAATCTGTCCTTGTCACACCCGAAAAGGGCAGTACACACAAAAGAACCCAAATGCAGATCGAGACTGAGTGGGAAGATCAAAAAACAGTTTATTAATAGTAGTGACTGGCGAGTGTGTCCAAAGAGGTTGTTTCCAGTTCAGGTACTCACTGGGGAGAAGCAGAGTGTCAACAAAGGCAATTCAGGGGTTCCGTGGAAATCAAAATTTAGAATGTAGTGGCTTAGAGTGAACCGTGGGGTGGGGTAGTCCAAGGCTGTGGTGTGACTGATCAGGGATAGTGGCATGGCTGGcaggcaggcagcagcagcagcagcagcagcaaaagaCTGGAGGTCCACAAAGCAAGGGGAACACCTCAAGGAGAAAAAACTGGAAAATACAAAGGTAGGTTAGTAATCTTGAGTAATACTCAGCGTGCCAAGAACTCAAAATCAGCCAGGATTACCACAGGTAACTGTGAAACAATCTGGCAGAGACTGGAACTCCTGCTGATCCTTAAAACGCCAACCAGTAATGGCGGCAGATGGACAACAGGTGGGCAGACAGGATCAGGCCAGACTCCGCCTGGACTTCCTGGATGCCTGCTCCGCCCCGCCTAGAACTCAGAACACACCACAACCAAGTGCACTCAtgagagtcctgttcccatctaTCAGTGACGGACTGGGGTAAAAAAAACGGCCCTGGCATTTTGCACCCACAAGCAGCCCTGTAGACCCAGCATTTGCCAATACCTCCTCCTGGTCCtcgattcatttttttaaattgttgtaAGTAATCCATCCAGGACATCTACCGTCCACGTTTATCTCTTACTTTGACCAACAAGCTACAGAATGTTGAATCTTCTacgttctatttttttttggcgGGAGCCGGGTAAATGAAATTCCCACAAGGCAGTGCTTTACTCCAGTTGtctcaaacacatacaaaatatagataaatatacatttctttcattttaaacatttttacatcgtacgaagatatattcagataaaataaactaatgtaatgtaaatgaaccataataaaacacatcatcaaGGTCCCACCGTCAGTGTGTAATGTATAGCGATTTCATTGGTATAAATAGCGAAAAGGTGCCATTGAAAGGTCAGTAAGAAGGAACTTTTTAGGATGACAAGGGAGCGTGATGACCGACCGTGACTGCGGGGCCACGATGGGTATTGTCAGGGCCGCGGCCCTTCGGGCATGTGCCCGAATGCCAGACCGCTCAGTCCGTGCCTGCCATCTATGTGGCAATGCACTGCTGCACTGACAGTGATTCTGTGGGTGCAGGAGGGATCATTGTGAATAATTCACCCACACAACCAGCTTGTCCTCCATTTTTGCTTTGACATGCACTTTTCCCGCACAGCGACAAACCATCATTACACAACGCAAGTCAATGAAATTAATGGATTAGATTGGTGGGATTGTCACATGAGGTCTGAGAGAATCATTGTAGGGGAGCAGTGTCATTTTTACAGACTTGAACCAACACCAGTTCAGTTCCACATTAGTTTGTGTAGTAGCTGCATCTGTGTGGCATGATACAGTGGAGTCCATCTTTAACCTCGGTAGAAGTGGGAGAAAGACGTGTTTGGGAGATGCTCCTCAGTGGTATTTTCTGAGGGTTTATCTTTTGGTTTATCTGAGGAAAAGTCTGTAGTAGCCTGTTTTCTGAGGGCTTTGAACAGGGTTATGGTTGCTAATGTGTTTGTAGCAAGGAATCTGTGATTTCAAGATGCGTTTGGATGTGTGTTTCAGAAGGAAGCTCCAcctgtgcagcagcaggtgaATGTAGGGTTTGCAGTAAAGTTCGGTGTCGAGGATCTTCTCAAGTTGCTCAAAATTGtttgatgtatttattttttttcacttggaGTGTTTTTAGTGGGATtatcttcttgtttttcttggttTGTGTTGTTCACTTATGGTTACTAGTTTCAAAAACTTGTGTTCCGTTTTTTCTGAGGAAAGGCCTTGACTTGTGACTTGCTTACTAAGAGCTTTGAGTTGGGTGTGTGACTTACAACTCCAAATGTTTTACACCAAACTGTTACAAGTTGTTTTTGTATAGGGTTTGCAGACATGTGATCCTCCCCATCTACACTGAGTGAATGAATTGATATCGAAATTATGTCTTTCATTTGCAATAATAGCCTATATTCTCATCAGAGATTGAGGTAAATTTAGCTTTAAAGGCACTTCTTTTACTTGTTTATGCTCCATACGCTGGTCAGTAACAGGAAATCTTCTTATCTCCCATTTTGTCATTCAGAGCTTCTTCACAGGTGTCAGCCCAAACTCAAGTGTAACTTGACGAaaaagttccagtgtgtgtttgaggggattgctaaagcaggaaagccaacccttctgaataagatctacacagagctctacatcacagagggagggaccggagaggtcaatgatgaacatgaggtcagacagattgaagcagcatccaggaaagcaggcagagcagaaacaaccATCAGACatgaagacatctttaaagtcccacctggaagagatgaaccaatcagaacagtgatgacaaagggagtggctggcattgggaaaacagtcttaacacagaagttcactctggactgggctgaaggcaaagccaaccaggacatccagctcatgtttccattcactttcagacaactgaatctgctgaaagaggaaaagttcagcttggtggaacttGTTCATGAATTATTTAATGAAGCTAAAgaagcaggaatctgcagctttgaagaGTTCCAGGttttgttcatctttgacggtctggatgagtgtcgaccTCCTCTGGACTTCAAGAAAACTACAATCCTAACTGACCCAGGAAAGtccacctcagtggatgtgctgctgacaaacctcatcagggggaacctgcttccctctgctcgcctctggataaccacacgacctgcagcagccaatcagatcccttcTAGCTGTGTTgacatggtgacagaggtcagagggttcactgacccacagaaggaggagtacttcaggaagagattcagagatgaggagcaggccagcaggatcatctcccacatgaagacatcccgaagcctccacatcatgtgccacatcccagtcttctgctggatcactgctacagttctggaggatgtgttggaaaccagagagggagGAGAGCTGCCCAacaccctgactgagatgtacatccacttcctggtggttcaggccgAAGTAAAGACAGacaagtatgatggaggagctgagacagatccacactggagtccagagagcaggaagatgatggagtctctgggaaaactggcttttgagcagctgcagaaaggaaacctgatcttctataAATCAGAtctgacagagtgtggcatcgatatctcagcagcctcagtgtactcaggagtgttcacacagatctttaaaGAGGAGAGAGGACTGAAGCAGaagaaggtgttctgcttcatccatctgagtgttcaggagtttctggctgctcttcatgtccatctgaccttcatcagcTCTGGAGTCAACCTGATGGGAGAACAATCAAAGTCTCAGAAGTCTAAAACACTAAAAGAGACTCTCTTCTACCAGAGTGCTGTGAACaaggccttagagagtccaaatggacacctggacctgttcctccgcttcctcctgggtctttcactgcagaccaatcagaagCTCCTACAagacctgctgacacagacaggaagtagctcacagaccaatcagaaaacagtcgattacatcaagaagaagatcagtgagaatctgtctgcagagagaagcattaatctgttccactgtctgaatgaactgaatgatcgttctctggtggaggagatccaacagtccctgagttcaggaagtcaCTCCACAGATAatctgtctcctgctcagtggtcagctctggtcttcatcttactgtcatcaggaaaagatctggatgtgtttgacctgaagaaatactctgcttcagaggaggctcttctgaggctgctgccagtggtcaaagcctccaacaaagctctgTACGTACAAACAtagatatatttctttttaaatacattCTTTACTTCTAAGctggagaaaaacagcagaatcaGCATTAAACTCAGTTTCAAATGAActtcactttatttataaagtgtCAGTTCACATCAAAATATCATCTTACAAGTGATGTGAGATGATACTTTGTTGGTGTCATGGTTTTAGCAACTGATTAGTCCACGAGCAGAACACACCCAGGAGACCaatgtaaagaataaatgtttattgATGATTACACGGATGGTCAGGTAACCGCAGATGCGGGAACTGGATTAGCACTGCACAAGAGGAGGTAGTTAGCGATGAATCGTTGATAGACACTGGAAAGGTAAGTGGGTGAACGGCTTACATATGAGGACAGGACATCCACCAGGGAGGAGTCTCGAGAGGCTCTTGAGGAATCCGAAGGTGGCGTGCGTCGGAGGGTGAACAGCGTTCGGTCAGAGCAGGCAATCCAGAGAGTCAGCAAGGTCTCATGGGCAAAAGTAATCTTCTCGGCTGAGTTCCTTTCTTGGTCCAGGAAAGGTGGTCCATTTAACTTGATCCAAGAGACGTGATAGTTCCGTGAACACCTGATGtcaaaagcaacaacaaaatacATGAGCTCGGACAAGAACTTAGCTTGGTCAGGAGGTAACGAACGTGCCACACGCGTGAACACTCCGACgaggaacttcttcttcttcttcttctttgagtTATTGGCGGGTTACGCTGTGCTTGCGCATACCGCCACCTACCGGTTCCTGGGAGATTCTGCTACCTACTGCTTAGATGCGGGCATATAGCCCTGTGGTTTTTAGGTACCTCAAAATTGCCCTTATATTGACGTCCCTTCCCAGCACTGTGGCCTGATCAAAGCCAGCTCCACCGTCCCCAAGCAGCTCGTCCTTCCActgtttcctttcctcttcATACACAGGACACTCAAACAATACGTGTTGGACTGTCTCCTCCTCCAACCTACATCCCACACACTGCCCTGATGCCACTCTTCCAAACCTACACTGAGTGCTGTTCAGTAATGTGTTGCCTATCCTCATTCTGGCGATGACAACCTCATCTCTCCTACTGCCACCCACCTTGGCTACCTTCCCCACCTCCTTTTGAATGTTGTACATGTGTCTTCCCTTTCTCTCCCTGTCCCACACCATCTGCCACTGCTTCACTACTGCCCTTTGAATGAGTGCTTTCGCTTCTCCCCGGCCTAAATGAACTGCTACGTCAGGTTCTGGCCTCTCTAAGGCTTTTTTTGCAAGGTTGTCGGCACGTTCATTTCCCCACACTCCAACATGTGCTGGGATCCATATGAAACTCACTGTGATTGCAGACCTTTCCAAGCGATATAAACCCATATACACTTCAATCAATAAGTCCATCCTACACGACCTTGATGACTGTATGCTGTTTATAACTGCAGCAGAGTCTGAACATATCACCACCTTTCTTGGCCGTGCCTCCTCCACCCACTCTAATGCCTTAACTATTGCGGTCATTTCGGTAGCATACACTGACAGATCATCTGTCAGTCTCCACATCTGGCTGACCCCTACTCTCCTGACCACCATGGAGGCCCCTGCACGCCCAGTCACTGGATCCTTAGAGCCGTCTGTGTAAATTTCAGTGCATGGGTGGTGTGTGTCTCTAATGTAGTTGTTGACATATCCTGCCAGATTTTCtatttctgtctctgtctcctcaTGTATATATTGCAGTATTGCCAAATCGACTGTCGGTTGTGGAAAAACCCAAGGCGGGACTGGAGATAAAGGCACCGTTGGAGCAATTGTTATGCTCTGAAGCCCTGCTTCCTGTACCCAGGACCCTATGCTCCAGCCAAAACCCCAGCCCCGCTTTGCTGCGTATTCCCAGCATTGCTCCAGGACTGCCTGAGCAATGTGTGTTCCCTCCCATGGCCTCCTAGGTTTGCCCAGTAAGCCAGGGCCAGTTTCTTTCTTCTTAATGCCAGTGGCATTTCCCCCAGTTCCACCTGTAGGCTGACGACTGGGGATGTCCTTAGTGCTCCACTACACAGTCTTAGTGCCTGGGATTGAACTCTGTCTAAAATCTTCAGCTGTGTGTCTGAGGCTGATCCATACACCATGCAACCATAATCAATTGCTGACCTTACCAGCGCATAATACATAGTCATTAGGGAGGTTCTGTCGGCCCCCCAGTCCAGTCCACTTAAACATCTGATCACgtttattacttttttacattttgtttcaaTTTTCTGAATATGGATTCTCCATGTCAGTTTCTTATCGAACCATAGTCCCAAGTATCTCACTACCTCCACCCTTTCCAGTGGCTCGCCATACAAATACAGCTTCACGTTGGTATCCACCTTTTTGTTAGTAAAAAATTCACAGCAGGTCTTTGATATGGAAAACTTAAATCCCCAGTTTCCTGCCCATTTTTCCACCTCCATAATGGCCTGTTGGATCTTGTTGACTACCAGGTTAACATTCCTCCCCCTTCTCCAAAGTGCTCCATCATCTGCATACAGTGAAACCACTATATCTaggtttacatttttaaaaatgtcatttatCATGATGTTGAACAATACCGGGCTAATGGCGCTGCCTTGCGGAGTTCCATTTTCCACCTTTGCAACTGATGATAGGTCTGCTCCTACTCTCACCTGTATTGTACGCCCAAATAGGA from Odontesthes bonariensis isolate fOdoBon6 chromosome 11, fOdoBon6.hap1, whole genome shotgun sequence includes:
- the LOC142391904 gene encoding NLR family CARD domain-containing protein 3-like isoform X3; this encodes MDLPLHFESDQHPSFKRAKMETPVEDPPTQAAPPPSAESELNRIRAEFVKRVPAEILKQLLDALLADGVFSDLEKEAIIEENQNRADKARRLIDDVRRKGEEAGRKMMEHLQKFDRTLSSELGLLSGPSAQKELLHRCQPKLKCNLTKKFQCVFEGIAKAGKPTLLNKIYTELYITEGGTGEVNDEHEVRQIEAASRKAGRAETTIRHEDIFKVPPGRDEPIRTVMTKGVAGIGKTVLTQKFTLDWAEGKANQDIQLMFPFTFRQLNLLKEEKFSLVELVHELFNEAKEAGICSFEEFQVLFIFDGLDECRPPLDFKKTTILTDPGKSTSVDVLLTNLIRGNLLPSARLWITTRPAAANQIPSSCVDMVTEVRGFTDPQKEEYFRKRFRDEEQASRIISHMKTSRSLHIMCHIPVFCWITATVLEDVLETREGGELPNTLTEMYIHFLVVQAEVKTDKYDGGAETDPHWSPESRKMMESLGKLAFEQLQKGNLIFYKSDLTECGIDISAASVYSGVFTQIFKEERGLKQKKVFCFIHLSVQEFLAALHVHLTFISSGVNLMGEQSKSQKSKTLKETLFYQSAVNKALESPNGHLDLFLRFLLGLSLQTNQKLLQDLLTQTGSSSQTNQKTVDYIKKKISENLSAERSINLFHCLNELNDRSLVEEIQQSLSSGSHSTDNLSPAQWSALVFILLSSGKDLDVFDLKKYSASEEALLRLLPVVKASNKALLSGCNLSERSCAALSSVLSSQSSSLTELGLSNNNLQDSGVKQVSAGLKSPNCRLKKLRLSGCNLSERSCAALSSALSSQSSSLTELGLSNNNLQDSGVKQLSAGLKSPNCRMETLGLSGCLITEEGCASLAEAVTSNPSHLRELDLSYNHPGDSGVKLLTAALKDPHKLRVEPAGERWLTPGLRKYSCRLTIDTNTVNRKLKLSDNNRKVTCVKEVQSYPDHPEKFDSWCLQLLCSNVLTGRCYWEVEWRGGVSISVSYRGIRRRGGSDCVFGWNDQSWSLRCSDGSYSVCHNNRETQISSSSSSSSVSNRAAVYVDRPAGTLSFYRVSSDTLIHLHTFNTSFTEEPLHPGFKFWFPGSSVSLC
- the LOC142391904 gene encoding NLR family CARD domain-containing protein 3-like isoform X1, which codes for MDLPLHFESDQHPSFKRAKMETPVEDPPTQAAPPPSAESELNRIRAEFVKRVPAEILKQLLDALLADGVFSDLEKEAIIEENQNRADKARRLIDDVRRKGEEAGRKMMEHLQKFDRTLSSELGLLSGPSAQKELLHRCQPKLKCNLTKKFQCVFEGIAKAGKPTLLNKIYTELYITEGGTGEVNDEHEVRQIEAASRKAGRAETTIRHEDIFKVPPGRDEPIRTVMTKGVAGIGKTVLTQKFTLDWAEGKANQDIQLMFPFTFRQLNLLKEEKFSLVELVHELFNEAKEAGICSFEEFQVLFIFDGLDECRPPLDFKKTTILTDPGKSTSVDVLLTNLIRGNLLPSARLWITTRPAAANQIPSSCVDMVTEVRGFTDPQKEEYFRKRFRDEEQASRIISHMKTSRSLHIMCHIPVFCWITATVLEDVLETREGGELPNTLTEMYIHFLVVQAEVKTDKYDGGAETDPHWSPESRKMMESLGKLAFEQLQKGNLIFYKSDLTECGIDISAASVYSGVFTQIFKEERGLKQKKVFCFIHLSVQEFLAALHVHLTFISSGVNLMGEQSKSQKSKTLKETLFYQSAVNKALESPNGHLDLFLRFLLGLSLQTNQKLLQDLLTQTGSSSQTNQKTVDYIKKKISENLSAERSINLFHCLNELNDRSLVEEIQQSLSSGSHSTDNLSPAQWSALVFILLSSGKDLDVFDLKKYSASEEALLRLLPVVKASNKALLSGCNLSERSCAALSSVLSSQSSSLTELGLSNNNLQDSGVKQVSAGLKSPNCRLKKLRLSGCNLSDEGCEALSSVLSSQSSRLTELGLSNNNLQDSGVKQLSAGLKSPNCRMETLGLSGCNLSERSCAALSSALSSQSSSLTELGLSNNNLQDSGVKQLSAGLKSPNCRMETLGLSGCLITEEGCASLAEAVTSNPSHLRELDLSYNHPGDSGVKLLTAALKDPHKLRVEPAGERWLTPGLRKYSCRLTIDTNTVNRKLKLSDNNRKVTCVKEVQSYPDHPEKFDSWCLQLLCSNVLTGRCYWEVEWRGGVSISVSYRGIRRRGGSDCVFGWNDQSWSLRCSDGSYSVCHNNRETQISSSSSSSSVSNRAAVYVDRPAGTLSFYRVSSDTLIHLHTFNTSFTEEPLHPGFKFWFPGSSVSLC